The uncultured Sunxiuqinia sp. genomic sequence AGTATCGACATCAGCAAGCGAAAGGAAGCCAGTTTTTTGGTAAAGCAAATGCTCTATTATTTAAGTGAAATAAACAAGATAGAAATAAATAATTAATTATTTTAATATGACACACCCGTTTAAAGGAGCCGGAGTTGCTTTAGTAACTCCATTTAAGGAAGATAATTCAATTGATTTTAATGCCCTGGAAAACATTGTTGAAGATCAAATCAGCAACGGTATGGATTACTTGGTTGCTCTCGGAACAACTGCCGAAACACCAACTTTGTCTTTGAAAGAGCAGAAGGAAGTGGTTGCATGCATTAAAGCCAAAAACGACAAACGGGTTCCACTTGTTTTAGGTTTGGGGGGTAACGACCCATACAAAATAATGCTTAACATTCAAGCGACTGATTTTTCAGATATTGACGGCATTTTAAGTGTTACGCCATATTACAACAAACCTTCGCAGGAAGGCTTAATTGAACACTACAAATTAGTTTGCAAAACCAGCCCAGTACCCGTTATACTGTACAACGTACCTTCACGTACAGGTGTTAATATGAAGGCGAAAACCTCCATCCAGGTTGCCAAAGAATGTCCAAATGCGATTGCCATAAAAGAAGCATCAGGTATTTCCTCTCAGGTTGCACGAATGGTGAAACACGGTCCGGAAGGATTCGCGGTTATCTCCGGAGACGACGTGCTGGCATTACCGATCATTTCTGTTGGTGGTATTGGTGTGATTTCGGTTACAGCCAATGTTTTACCAAGCAAATTAAGCCAATTGATTCATTTTGCAAATGAAGGTAAATTTACCGAGGCCCGGGAGCTTCATCTGCAGATGATCGACTTTTTCAAGCTGTTGTTCCGTGAAGGAAATCCCGGAGGAATAAAAGCAGCGATGGAAATAGCAGGCAAAGCTAAAAACATTGTTCGCCTGCCAAGTTATCCAATCAGCCAAAAATTATATACTGAAATTGAAGCTGAACTGAAAACATTGCTTTAAGACAAGCGACACACTTTATATCAAGGAGATGCATTGCAATGTATCTCCTTTTTTTACTTTAAAGAATCATTTCTCCATCGAAAAATCTACAAATCGAAGGTCTCAAGCCTTTATATTTTCTTAATTTGTAACCTTAAACCTTTAAAATAATCTGCAACAATGATTGATTTAAACGCGATACCTTCACCCTGCTTTGTATTGGAAGAAAAATTACTTCGTAAAAACCTTGAATTAATTCGTTCAGTTGCTGAAGATTCTGAAGTAGAGATCATTGTGGCATTCAAAGGATTTGCCATGTGGAGTGCTTTCCCAATCGTTCGGGAATATTTTAAAGGAGCCACGGCCAGCTCGTTGAGCGAAGCAAAACTCTGCCACGAAGAAATGAAAAGCTTAGCCCACACCTATGCCCCAGCATACGAATCCAGCGAGTTTACTGAGATCATGGAGCATTCAAGTCATATTACCTTCAACTCACTTAGCCAATTTGAGCGATTTGCACCGCAAGTAAAACGATCAGAACGCCGAATATCAGTGGGGCTCCGAATTAATCCGGAGTATTCCGAAGTTGAAACCGAATTATACAACCCATGTGCTCCGGGTTCTCGCTTAGGTGTAGTTGCCGAACAACTTCCAATTCAACTACCCAAGGAGATTGAGGGATTACACTTTCATACGCTTTGTGAGTCGGACTCCGAAGATTTAGCTAAAACACTGGCAGCTGTCGAAGAAAAATTTCATCGCTATTTGCCTCATTTAAAATGGCTCAACATGGGAGGTGGTCATTTGATGACTAGAAAGGGTTACGACGTTAAACGCTTGATTAAGCTATTGAAAAATTTCAAAGTAAAATACCCTCAATTGCACATCATCATGGAGCCGGGCAGTGCTTTTGCCTGGGAAACCGGTTTTTTAAGAGCCAAAGTATTGGACCTGGTTGAAAATAAAGGAATTAAGACAGCGATGCTCAATGTATCGTTTGCTGCACACATGCCCGACTGCCTTGAAATGCCATACCAACCACGAATCCGGAATGCAAGTTTAACACCAATTGCCGGAAAGCCAACCTATCGGATGGGAGGAAACAGCTGCCTGAGCGGCGATTATATTGGCTATTGGTCGTTTGACGAAGAACTCAAAATTGGCGACTCCATCATTTTTGAAGACATGATTCACTACACAATGGTGAAAACAACCTTCTTTAATGGTGTAAAACACCCATCAATTGGGATTATCCGGGCAGATGGAGAGTTTGAATATATTCGCCAGTTTGGGTACGAAGATTATAAAAATAAATTGAGCTAAAAAAAGCCTCGCAAATGTGAGGCTTTTTTTAGCTCAATTTATTTTTTATACATTCGATTACGTTGTTCGCGAATTTCATCACTACTGATGTAATCGTCATATTCCATTTGTTTATCGATCGTTCCATTCGGAGTCAATTCAATAATCCGGTTACAAACCGTATGAATAAACTCATGGTCATGCGATGACATCAAGATATTACCTTTAAACTGCGTCAGGCGGTTATTAAAGGCCTGGATTGATTCCAAATCCAAGTGGTTGGTTGGTGTGTCCAGCATCATCAGGTTAGCGTTAGCCAGCATCATTCGGGCAATCATACAACGCATCTTCTCTCCTCCCGATAATACCTTTGTATTTTTAAAGATCTCTTCGCCTGAGAATAACATTTTTCCCAGGTAGCCACGCAGAAACTGCTCACTGGTGTCTGAACTATATTGAGCAAGCCAATCAACCAGCGACAAATCTCTATCAAAAAATTTGGCATTATCCAGGGGCAGGTAAGCTTTGGTTATTGTAACTCCCCAGTCAATAGTGCCGCTATCTGGCTGATCATTACCATTCAAAACTTCGAACAAAGCAGTCATGGCACGAGGATCACGTGATAGAAAAACAATTTTGTCATCTTTCTCTATAGTAAAACTAACATCTTTGAAAAGCAGGTCACCGGCAACCGTTTTCCTCAGATTATGTACTTCTAACACTGAATTCCCTGGTTCCCGCTCAGGAGTAAAAATAATTCCAGGGTATTTTCTCGTTGATGGTTTAATCTCATCAACATTCAGCTTTTCTAACATCTTCTTTCGGCTGGTCGTTTGTTTTGACTTCGCCACATTGGCAGAAAAACGTGCAATAAATTCCTGTAATTCCTTTTTCTTTTCCTCAGCTTTTTTATTCTGAGCAGCTTGTTGTCTCAATGCCAGCTGGCTCGATTCGTACCAAAAGCTATAGTTACCGGCAAACAACTGTACTTTACCAAAATCAATATCTACTGTATGTGTGCAAATAGCATCTAAAAAGTGCCTGTCGTGAGAAACAACCAAAACCGTTTGATCAATGTTCGACAAGTAGTTTTCCAACCAGCTCACGGTATCTAAATCCAAATCATTGGTTGGCTCATCCAGTAACAGATTGTCAGGTTTGCCAAATAAAGCTTGTGCCAGTAACACCTTTACTTTCTCCTTTCCACTCAGGTCTTTCATTGTTTTGTAATGAAGATCTTCAACGATTCCCAATCCACTAAGCAAACTGGCAGCATCACTTTCTGAATTCCAGCCATCCATTTCGGCAAACTGGTCTTCAAGCTCCGAAGCTTTAATTCCATCAGCCTCCGAAAAATCTTCTTTCATATACAGTTGATCCTTTTCAACCTTAATCTTCCAGAGTTGCTCATGCCCCATCATCACGGTATCTAGAACAGGAATTTCATCAAACTTCTGGTGATCCTGACTCAACACGGAAAGCCGCTCTCCAGCCCCAATGCTTACATTTCCAAAAGTTGGATCTTGCTCGCCATACAACATTTTTAAAAATGTAGATTTTCCGGCTCCGTTAGCTCCAATAATTCCGTAGCAGTTACCTCCTGTAAATTTCAGGTTAACATCCTGAAACAATACTCTTTTCCCAAACTGTATTCCTAAATTCGATACTGTAATCATCTATTCGTTTCTTAATATTTTGTGATAGAGCAACGCTCTGTGTTGACAGCGTGCAAAAATACACGAAAATTAAAGAGCCCAATACTTAAATGATTTAACTTGATGGTAATTTAATCTTTAAAGTGTATTCGAAAGTTCATTGCAAGATAATATTGCCTCCATCAATTGAGATGGATAATCAAATCTATTCTCTAAACAGAAAAGCGAAATTTCAATTTACGCTGAGAGTGAAGTACAAAAAAACTTCTGTTACATCAGCAACAGAAGTTTGTATTATAGCTATAGAATGCAATTACTTCTTCAAGCTCATAATTGGGCAACCTCATCGTTAATAAACTTCAACTCTTCGCTGGTCAGATCAAATGTTGCAGCCAGTGCATTTTGTACTGCTTGGTCTTCATATCGCGCTCCAGCCAAAGCAATTGTTATTCCATCTCGCTCAAGGGTCCAACGAAGGACTAATTGAGCCAAGGTCACTCCACGTTCATTCGCAATGGGCCTGATGGTCTCCAAAAAATCGTTGGTCTTTTTAATACTTTCATCAGTAAAAGACGGATTTTCTGCCCGATGATCACCCTTTGAAAACTGTTGTCCCGGCTTCATCTTTCCGGTTAATAAGCCACGCTCCAATGGACTGTAGGCTAACACCGACTTTCCATGATTTTTGCAATAAGGAACTGTTTCCTCTTCAATATCACGGTTAACCATGCTAAATGGAATTTGATTTGAGACCAGTTTCGTTATTTTTTCGGCTTCAGCCATCAAACCGACATCATAATTACACACGCCAACATGACGCACTTTACCTTGCTCCACCAACTTGTTAACCGCTTCAAAGGTCTCCTCCATAGGTGTGGTCGAATCAGGCCAATGAATTTGGTACAGATCGATATAATCCGTATTCAGACGCGTCAGACTTTCTTCGCACTCTTTAATAATACTTTCCTTTCCAGCGTATTTATATATATCAATCGGATTCCCGTTATTGTCTTTACTCTTGAAATAAAAGTCTCCTTTATCCCAATCCCAGCGCAATCCAAATTTGGTTAAAATCTGAACTTTATCCCGGGGAATTTTCTGAATCGCTTCACCAACAATCTCCTCACTGGTTCCTTGTCCGTAAATTGGTGCAGTATCAATGGAGGTAACACCGGCATCATAAGCTGCTTTAATGGCTTTTACAGCCTCGTTTCGATCGGTTCGCCCCCACATCCATCCACCGGCAGCCCATG encodes the following:
- the dapA gene encoding 4-hydroxy-tetrahydrodipicolinate synthase, producing MTHPFKGAGVALVTPFKEDNSIDFNALENIVEDQISNGMDYLVALGTTAETPTLSLKEQKEVVACIKAKNDKRVPLVLGLGGNDPYKIMLNIQATDFSDIDGILSVTPYYNKPSQEGLIEHYKLVCKTSPVPVILYNVPSRTGVNMKAKTSIQVAKECPNAIAIKEASGISSQVARMVKHGPEGFAVISGDDVLALPIISVGGIGVISVTANVLPSKLSQLIHFANEGKFTEARELHLQMIDFFKLLFREGNPGGIKAAMEIAGKAKNIVRLPSYPISQKLYTEIEAELKTLL
- a CDS encoding aldo/keto reductase, giving the protein MIYRQLADSDLKLSAITFGAWAAGGWMWGRTDRNEAVKAIKAAYDAGVTSIDTAPIYGQGTSEEIVGEAIQKIPRDKVQILTKFGLRWDWDKGDFYFKSKDNNGNPIDIYKYAGKESIIKECEESLTRLNTDYIDLYQIHWPDSTTPMEETFEAVNKLVEQGKVRHVGVCNYDVGLMAEAEKITKLVSNQIPFSMVNRDIEEETVPYCKNHGKSVLAYSPLERGLLTGKMKPGQQFSKGDHRAENPSFTDESIKKTNDFLETIRPIANERGVTLAQLVLRWTLERDGITIALAGARYEDQAVQNALAATFDLTSEELKFINDEVAQL
- a CDS encoding ATP-binding cassette domain-containing protein, with the protein product MITVSNLGIQFGKRVLFQDVNLKFTGGNCYGIIGANGAGKSTFLKMLYGEQDPTFGNVSIGAGERLSVLSQDHQKFDEIPVLDTVMMGHEQLWKIKVEKDQLYMKEDFSEADGIKASELEDQFAEMDGWNSESDAASLLSGLGIVEDLHYKTMKDLSGKEKVKVLLAQALFGKPDNLLLDEPTNDLDLDTVSWLENYLSNIDQTVLVVSHDRHFLDAICTHTVDIDFGKVQLFAGNYSFWYESSQLALRQQAAQNKKAEEKKKELQEFIARFSANVAKSKQTTSRKKMLEKLNVDEIKPSTRKYPGIIFTPEREPGNSVLEVHNLRKTVAGDLLFKDVSFTIEKDDKIVFLSRDPRAMTALFEVLNGNDQPDSGTIDWGVTITKAYLPLDNAKFFDRDLSLVDWLAQYSSDTSEQFLRGYLGKMLFSGEEIFKNTKVLSGGEKMRCMIARMMLANANLMMLDTPTNHLDLESIQAFNNRLTQFKGNILMSSHDHEFIHTVCNRIIELTPNGTIDKQMEYDDYISSDEIREQRNRMYKK
- the nspC gene encoding carboxynorspermidine decarboxylase; this translates as MIDLNAIPSPCFVLEEKLLRKNLELIRSVAEDSEVEIIVAFKGFAMWSAFPIVREYFKGATASSLSEAKLCHEEMKSLAHTYAPAYESSEFTEIMEHSSHITFNSLSQFERFAPQVKRSERRISVGLRINPEYSEVETELYNPCAPGSRLGVVAEQLPIQLPKEIEGLHFHTLCESDSEDLAKTLAAVEEKFHRYLPHLKWLNMGGGHLMTRKGYDVKRLIKLLKNFKVKYPQLHIIMEPGSAFAWETGFLRAKVLDLVENKGIKTAMLNVSFAAHMPDCLEMPYQPRIRNASLTPIAGKPTYRMGGNSCLSGDYIGYWSFDEELKIGDSIIFEDMIHYTMVKTTFFNGVKHPSIGIIRADGEFEYIRQFGYEDYKNKLS